One genomic window of Solea solea chromosome 12, fSolSol10.1, whole genome shotgun sequence includes the following:
- the c12h15orf39 gene encoding uncharacterized protein C15orf39 homolog isoform X2: MPLFDGTITPTVPPKPQNMQDFLHKQALQYSGVYFAYDPRRREGAGFPVLDGRNPASHLSGMEGHNHIFYRQEKNSPEEEHSHSSVCHAPVKQGFALYTKSPGSSNATASASVTVGEPKTGGENLPPPSENSIYLAVPKPVYGHSPCCNEVGCVMGRYSVEHGSLRIPKNVYQHDWMQSDGHYTERQPIERKTQDTLLQQRGLQYEHSAEPLKRISVETYSPSPTRTLPAMIDPNYSGYPCTPTRTLLNSLSERSQRLQASPRSYPSLYPSHPTYEHMTSEVYQERSPMSKYGQLTQYPVFYYPQANEEPQNSTQCKSIGSKQREDVPVILKHTISNPREHYIVPQSLHGEIPLPRSETLPNHSFLQGFDYPCYAVPRINLNASQIRVPLTKQHPFPSFHSNGINVSPSSQHRDHPLTSAVNLHKDKPNTSLHVEQPNPSSPFLCRNLSSSTRCTNHPGVSPPNIKTSRFFPSISSLLVDQHVCPPGGLNMNRLMDYPPCESHVPWPEQPKYLPVSPGAWLPRPPSQSSDRIHTAVSNGANVRKIIYSPAVPQGNNNNSPISTSGTTVIKGCLKRSVSHPSPPIKIKEESRDFCEVDSKKRQKLEVMEKVKVENNAAKHPMPVIDSVFSLAQYQTYLQGTRIISAGQVPQSTGQSSEDGEVKIKPEVKLKMPDRDEEQPVVSVVPHETCPDTPIEQPVVEIPKHKNIKLEKVDSTDADDAADSLVSQQEYSKVIIKQEPEEADLYDGEHMLVIEKCEADEPEYKASYTDEKKTSDEAKPVELTTPMHSSSDTYTPHEQAATLQSTPSTPMQVSESNVDFKNVPPQYLKLTAVRILLPDIKYSSPAPPPEKSPVQPTADGAPKLELQTPARKHFLELHNSLCKLVSKSVSASSEQELKAWLSQLQLTDPTSPSTKVQKVSCLLGVNAREKWLNEEMTTALHKVLERLREYTSQKRCPFPHVMRAGAVFLPMLVMKELLFPVVQGTFIDQVLHEHKVELRPTTLSEEKILIQLHKRACSSRLRRLMSLKHLPDIYADVVNLLYHACVCKHLEPTSPDVQKRVQVYLFFYVVPQSHYSLLFFPLIRKQKSLFVLIFSFESQNKLHDYIYASWVLGCRKIEKAGCWITVLEEGSDSWQHTGIRLLKQLNVRVCLKDNDGEI, encoded by the coding sequence ATGCCATTATTCGACGGAACGATAACACCTACAGTTCCGCCAAAACCACAAAATATGCAAGATTTCTTGCATAAGCAGGCACTGCAGTACAGCGGGGTATATTTTGCTTATGACCCTAGAAGAAGGGAAGGAGCAGGTTTCCCTGTGCTGGATGGCCGGAATCCTGCGAGTCACCTATCTGGTATGGAGGGACACAACCACATATTTTACAGGCAAGAAAAGAATTCTCCAGAAGAAGAACATTCTCATTCTTCCGTCTGTCATGCTCCAGTAAAACAGGGGTTTGCCTTGTACACTAAAAGTCCTGGGAGCAGTAACGCCACAGCTTCCGCATCAGTGACTGTTGGAGAACCAAAAACTGGAGGTGAGAATTTACCTCCTCCGTCTGAAAACTCCATCTACCTTGCCGTTCCTAAGCCAGTTTATGGACACAGTCCTTGCTGTAATGAAGTGGGCTGTGTGATGGGACGATACAGTGTGGAGCATGGCTCGCTGAGGATACCGAAAAATGTCTACCAGCACGACTGGATGCAGAGTGATGGTCATTACACTGAAAGGCAACCCATTGAGAGAAAGACGCAGGACacgctgctgcagcagagaggttTACAGTATGAGCACAGTGCTGAACCACTCAAGAGGATCAGTGTGGAAACATACAGTCCGAGTCCGACTAGGACTTTGCCTGCTATGATTGACCCAAACTACAGCGGTTACCCTTGCACCCCAACTCGCACACTGTTAAATTCTTTAAGTGAGCGCAGCCAGCGGTTACAGGCCTCCCCCAGAAGCTACCCCAGTTTATACCCCTCCCATCCTACATATGAGCATATGACCTCAGAGGTTTATCAGGAGCGTTCTCCCATGTCCAAATATGGCCAGCTAACACAGTACCCAGTGTTTTACTACCCCCAGGCAAACGAGGAGCCACAGAACAGCACACAGTGTAAAAGCATTGGCAGTAAGCAGAGAGAAGATGTCCCTGTTATACTTAAACACACAATCTCAAACCCCCGGGAACATTACATAGTGCCTCAGTCACTTCATGGAGAAATTCCTTTGCCTCGATCTGAAACCTTGCCAAATCATTCCTTCTTGCAAGGCTTCGACTATCCATGCTACGCGGTCCCTAGAATTAATTTAAATGCAAGCCAAATCAGAGTGCCCCTTACTAAGCAGCATCCATTTCCCAGTTTTCACAGTAATGGCATAAATGTTTCCCCATCTAGTCAACATCGGGACCATCCCTTGACGTCTGCGGTCAATCTACATAAGGACAAGCCCAACACCAGCCTGCATGTTGAGCAGCCCAATCCCTCCTCACCATTCCTCTGCAGGAATCTGTCCAGTTCAACCAGATGTACAAACCACCCCGGCGTCTCACCaccaaacataaaaacaagtcGCTTTTTTCCTTCAATCTCCAGTCTGCTCGTAGACCAGCACGTCTGTCCACCAGGTGGTTTGAACATGAACAGACTGATGGACTATCCCCCCTGTGAATCCCACGTGCCATGGCCAGAACAGCCAAAATATCTTCCTGTTTCCCCGGGAGCATGGCTGCCCCGACCTCCCAGTCAGAGTTCAGATCGCATCCACACAGCTGTGAGTAACGGtgcaaatgtcagaaaaataatTTATTCCCCTGCTGTCCCACaaggaaataacaacaatagtCCTATATCCACTTCAGGCACCACTGTTATTAAAGGGTGTTTGAAGAGAAGTGTTTCTCATCCATCACCAcctatcaaaataaaagaagagagtAGGGATTTTTGTGAAGTGGACTCGAAGAAACGACAAAAGCTGGAAGTGATGGAGAAggtcaaagtagaaaataacgCTGCTAAACATCCTATGCCAGTTATTGACAGTGTCTTTAGTTTGGCACAGTACCAAACATACCTGCAAGGCACCAGAATTATATCTGCAGGCCAAGTCCCTCAGAGTACTGGTCAGTCCTCTGAGGATGGTGAAGTCAAAATCAAACCAGAAGTCAAACTGAAAATGCCAGATCGAGATGAAGAGCAGCCTGTTGTCTCTGTAGTTCCCCACGAAACGTGCCCAGATACTCCAATAGAGCAGCCTGTTGTAGAAATCCCTAAACACAAGAATATCAAACTGGAAAAAGTAGATTCGACAGACGCAGATGACGCTGCAGACTCTCTTGTGAGTCAGCAGGAGTACAGTAAAGTCATCATCAAACAAGAGCCCGAAGAGGCTGATTTATATGATGGTGAACACATGCtggtgatagaaaaatgtgaaGCAGATGAGCCTGAATACAAAGCCTCTTATACAGATGAAAAAAAGACTTCAGATGAGGCTAAACCTGTTGAGTTGACCACACCGATGCACTCGTCTTCTGACACATACACACCGCATGAGCAGGCGGCCACCCTTCAATCCACACCCAGTACTCCAATGCAAGTATCTGAGAGCAACGTAGATTTCAAAAACGTTCCTCCCCAGTACTTAAAACTGACCGCGGTCAGAATCCTTCTCCCTGACATTAAATATTCCAGTCCAGCTCCTCCACCAGAGAAGTCACCAGTGCAGCCAACAGCCGATGGCGCACCAAAACTAGAGCTCCAAACGCCGGCCCGCAAGCACTTCCTCGAGTTGCACAATTCCCTGTGCAAGCTAGTGTCTAAATCTGTGTCGGCCTCTTCAGAGCAGGAGCTGAAAGCCTGGTTGTCTCAGTTGCAACTGACTGATCCTACATCTCCGTCAACCAAAGTCCAGAAGGTGTCATGTTTGCTGGGGGTAAACGCCAGAGAAAAGTGGCTCAATGAGGAGATGACGACGGCCCTTCATAAGGTCCTCGAGAGGCTGCGAGAGTACACCAGCCAGAAGCGCTGTCCTTTCCCACACGTCATGAGAGCGGGAGCCGTGTTTCTCCCCATGCTGGTGATGAAGGAGCTGCTGTTTCCGGTGGTCCAGGGCACTTTCATCGACCAGGTCCTGCACGAGCACAAAGTGGAGCTGCGTCCCACGACGCTGTCCGAAGAGAAGATCCTCATCCAGCTTCACAAGCGGGCCTGTTCCTCCCGGCTCAGGAGACTGATGTCCCTCAAACACTTGCCCGATATCTACGCCGACGTGGTCAACCTTTTGTATCACGCCTGCGTTTGCAAACATCTCG
- the c12h15orf39 gene encoding uncharacterized protein C15orf39 homolog isoform X3 — MPLFDGTITPTVPPKPQNMQDFLHKQALQYSGVYFAYDPRRREGAGFPVLDGRNPASHLSGMEGHNHIFYRQEKNSPEEEHSHSSVCHAPVKQGFALYTKSPGSSNATASASVTVGEPKTGGENLPPPSENSIYLAVPKPVYGHSPCCNEVGCVMGRYSVEHGSLRIPKNVYQHDWMQSDGHYTERQPIERKTQDTLLQQRGLQYEHSAEPLKRISVETYSPSPTRTLPAMIDPNYSGYPCTPTRTLLNSLSERSQRLQASPRSYPSLYPSHPTYEHMTSEVYQERSPMSKYGQLTQYPVFYYPQANEEPQNSTQCKSIGSKQREDVPVILKHTISNPREHYIVPQSLHGEIPLPRSETLPNHSFLQGFDYPCYAVPRINLNASQIRVPLTKQHPFPSFHSNGINVSPSSQHRDHPLTSAVNLHKDKPNTSLHVEQPNPSSPFLCRNLSSSTRCTNHPGVSPPNIKTSRFFPSISSLLVDQHVCPPGGLNMNRLMDYPPCESHVPWPEQPKYLPVSPGAWLPRPPSQSSDRIHTAVSNGANVRKIIYSPAVPQGNNNNSPISTSGTTVIKGCLKRSVSHPSPPIKIKEESRDFCEVDSKKRQKLEVMEKVKVENNAAKHPMPVIDSVFSLAQYQTYLQGTRIISAGQVPQSTGQSSEDGEVKIKPEVKLKMPDRDEEQPVVSVVPHETCPDTPIEQPVVEIPKHKNIKLEKVDSTDADDAADSLVSQQEYSKVIIKQEPEEADLYDGEHMLVIEKCEADEPEYKASYTDEKKTSDEAKPVELTTPMHSSSDTYTPHEQAATLQSTPSTPMQVSESNVDFKNVPPQYLKLTAVRILLPDIKYSSPAPPPEKSPVQPTADGAPKLELQTPARKHFLELHNSLCKLVSKSVSASSEQELKAWLSQLQLTDPTSPSTKVQKVSCLLGVNAREKWLNEEMTTALHKVLERLREYTSQKRCPFPHVMRAGAVFLPMLVMKELLFPVVQGTFIDQVLHEHKVELRPTTLSEEKILIQLHKRACSSRLRRLMSLKHLPDIYADVVNLLYHACVCKHLEPTSPDVQKRVQD; from the coding sequence ATGCCATTATTCGACGGAACGATAACACCTACAGTTCCGCCAAAACCACAAAATATGCAAGATTTCTTGCATAAGCAGGCACTGCAGTACAGCGGGGTATATTTTGCTTATGACCCTAGAAGAAGGGAAGGAGCAGGTTTCCCTGTGCTGGATGGCCGGAATCCTGCGAGTCACCTATCTGGTATGGAGGGACACAACCACATATTTTACAGGCAAGAAAAGAATTCTCCAGAAGAAGAACATTCTCATTCTTCCGTCTGTCATGCTCCAGTAAAACAGGGGTTTGCCTTGTACACTAAAAGTCCTGGGAGCAGTAACGCCACAGCTTCCGCATCAGTGACTGTTGGAGAACCAAAAACTGGAGGTGAGAATTTACCTCCTCCGTCTGAAAACTCCATCTACCTTGCCGTTCCTAAGCCAGTTTATGGACACAGTCCTTGCTGTAATGAAGTGGGCTGTGTGATGGGACGATACAGTGTGGAGCATGGCTCGCTGAGGATACCGAAAAATGTCTACCAGCACGACTGGATGCAGAGTGATGGTCATTACACTGAAAGGCAACCCATTGAGAGAAAGACGCAGGACacgctgctgcagcagagaggttTACAGTATGAGCACAGTGCTGAACCACTCAAGAGGATCAGTGTGGAAACATACAGTCCGAGTCCGACTAGGACTTTGCCTGCTATGATTGACCCAAACTACAGCGGTTACCCTTGCACCCCAACTCGCACACTGTTAAATTCTTTAAGTGAGCGCAGCCAGCGGTTACAGGCCTCCCCCAGAAGCTACCCCAGTTTATACCCCTCCCATCCTACATATGAGCATATGACCTCAGAGGTTTATCAGGAGCGTTCTCCCATGTCCAAATATGGCCAGCTAACACAGTACCCAGTGTTTTACTACCCCCAGGCAAACGAGGAGCCACAGAACAGCACACAGTGTAAAAGCATTGGCAGTAAGCAGAGAGAAGATGTCCCTGTTATACTTAAACACACAATCTCAAACCCCCGGGAACATTACATAGTGCCTCAGTCACTTCATGGAGAAATTCCTTTGCCTCGATCTGAAACCTTGCCAAATCATTCCTTCTTGCAAGGCTTCGACTATCCATGCTACGCGGTCCCTAGAATTAATTTAAATGCAAGCCAAATCAGAGTGCCCCTTACTAAGCAGCATCCATTTCCCAGTTTTCACAGTAATGGCATAAATGTTTCCCCATCTAGTCAACATCGGGACCATCCCTTGACGTCTGCGGTCAATCTACATAAGGACAAGCCCAACACCAGCCTGCATGTTGAGCAGCCCAATCCCTCCTCACCATTCCTCTGCAGGAATCTGTCCAGTTCAACCAGATGTACAAACCACCCCGGCGTCTCACCaccaaacataaaaacaagtcGCTTTTTTCCTTCAATCTCCAGTCTGCTCGTAGACCAGCACGTCTGTCCACCAGGTGGTTTGAACATGAACAGACTGATGGACTATCCCCCCTGTGAATCCCACGTGCCATGGCCAGAACAGCCAAAATATCTTCCTGTTTCCCCGGGAGCATGGCTGCCCCGACCTCCCAGTCAGAGTTCAGATCGCATCCACACAGCTGTGAGTAACGGtgcaaatgtcagaaaaataatTTATTCCCCTGCTGTCCCACaaggaaataacaacaatagtCCTATATCCACTTCAGGCACCACTGTTATTAAAGGGTGTTTGAAGAGAAGTGTTTCTCATCCATCACCAcctatcaaaataaaagaagagagtAGGGATTTTTGTGAAGTGGACTCGAAGAAACGACAAAAGCTGGAAGTGATGGAGAAggtcaaagtagaaaataacgCTGCTAAACATCCTATGCCAGTTATTGACAGTGTCTTTAGTTTGGCACAGTACCAAACATACCTGCAAGGCACCAGAATTATATCTGCAGGCCAAGTCCCTCAGAGTACTGGTCAGTCCTCTGAGGATGGTGAAGTCAAAATCAAACCAGAAGTCAAACTGAAAATGCCAGATCGAGATGAAGAGCAGCCTGTTGTCTCTGTAGTTCCCCACGAAACGTGCCCAGATACTCCAATAGAGCAGCCTGTTGTAGAAATCCCTAAACACAAGAATATCAAACTGGAAAAAGTAGATTCGACAGACGCAGATGACGCTGCAGACTCTCTTGTGAGTCAGCAGGAGTACAGTAAAGTCATCATCAAACAAGAGCCCGAAGAGGCTGATTTATATGATGGTGAACACATGCtggtgatagaaaaatgtgaaGCAGATGAGCCTGAATACAAAGCCTCTTATACAGATGAAAAAAAGACTTCAGATGAGGCTAAACCTGTTGAGTTGACCACACCGATGCACTCGTCTTCTGACACATACACACCGCATGAGCAGGCGGCCACCCTTCAATCCACACCCAGTACTCCAATGCAAGTATCTGAGAGCAACGTAGATTTCAAAAACGTTCCTCCCCAGTACTTAAAACTGACCGCGGTCAGAATCCTTCTCCCTGACATTAAATATTCCAGTCCAGCTCCTCCACCAGAGAAGTCACCAGTGCAGCCAACAGCCGATGGCGCACCAAAACTAGAGCTCCAAACGCCGGCCCGCAAGCACTTCCTCGAGTTGCACAATTCCCTGTGCAAGCTAGTGTCTAAATCTGTGTCGGCCTCTTCAGAGCAGGAGCTGAAAGCCTGGTTGTCTCAGTTGCAACTGACTGATCCTACATCTCCGTCAACCAAAGTCCAGAAGGTGTCATGTTTGCTGGGGGTAAACGCCAGAGAAAAGTGGCTCAATGAGGAGATGACGACGGCCCTTCATAAGGTCCTCGAGAGGCTGCGAGAGTACACCAGCCAGAAGCGCTGTCCTTTCCCACACGTCATGAGAGCGGGAGCCGTGTTTCTCCCCATGCTGGTGATGAAGGAGCTGCTGTTTCCGGTGGTCCAGGGCACTTTCATCGACCAGGTCCTGCACGAGCACAAAGTGGAGCTGCGTCCCACGACGCTGTCCGAAGAGAAGATCCTCATCCAGCTTCACAAGCGGGCCTGTTCCTCCCGGCTCAGGAGACTGATGTCCCTCAAACACTTGCCCGATATCTACGCCGACGTGGTCAACCTTTTGTATCACGCCTGCGTTTGCAAACATCTCG